From Oxyura jamaicensis isolate SHBP4307 breed ruddy duck chromosome 26, BPBGC_Ojam_1.0, whole genome shotgun sequence:
CTAATAAAACAGCAAGTTATGAATACCTAATAAAACAGCAAGCTGTGAGAACATACTCATGACACAGGCCTGAATTTATTagagataatattttttaacatttatttctttcatctcttctctttttgtcaATATAACATACTAAAGTGTTTAGCATTTTTCCTACataattcctttgttttccattttttcagttcagtaacCTTTTAAACCTGATCTTTTGGAAAAGCtggagaataaagaaaaaattcttaTAAGTGACCgctttttgtatgttttcagattttctccATTTATAAGAAGTTTTAAAGTGATGGAATGGCTGACTGGGATTCATTTTAGCTAACTCTGGCTGCATTCACATATGTCAAGCATAGTCAGAGAGGTTGACTTTCCATAAGTAGAGAGGCAACTCTCTAGCTTATACCTTATAGAAAACATGTTTAGAACTGGAAAAAAGGCTTCTCAGATGGACTATTATCTATCTATTTACTAACAGATTATAAAAGAAGCCTCAGTGAATAGGCCAAGAACTTCACTTAGAACCCAAGTGAAGGAAGATGAATCCCACACAGAATTATCTTCTCTAGCTCTGCAATGTTCCCAAACAATAGGAAAAAGCTACAGAttgtaaataaaagtgaaaaggCTGTGTTcaaattagaaaacagaaaaaggaaaataaagtttacaAAAGCAATATATAACAATTGCAATTTAAATGAGAATGaatcaaaatgtttaattccAAAACTACctctaaaaaataaactgaaaactcTACTTCtcaatgtaaacaaaacaaaacaaaacacaaggtCAACGGAACATATATGTGGCTTCTGCCTGGTGATCATGATTGTGGCATAGCTCCATGGTGGGGTGTGGGGGGCAAAATGTAAATCCATATGGAAATGCAGTTTTGAGGGTTCTTGTATAGTAATAACAGGAGCTAAACACAGTCTGTTATACAGTTTTACCTTCAGAATTTCTTGATGAGGTAACTAAGTAACATACTCTAGAAGAGCAATGTAGTACTTGTCGCTGTGCTACAGCCTGGGACTCTAAAGAAAGTCATCGCAGACAGCTACAGACCATGTCTTCATCTAGTTACCTACAGAACAATCTTGCTCACACTGAAAGCAGCCCACTAGACTTACCAACACTGGAATCAGCTTCAATGAAAGCTTCAagctctgcagcttctcctgggCCACAGTCATTGAGGGCTCTCACACGTAAGAAGTACAGCTCCCTGTTTTGCAGGCCTTTAACTGTGTAAGTGGTCGTCTCTATAGGAAGAACATTGCATTTGGTCCAGTCGAGGTTGTTAGAAGACCGTATCTCCACGTCATAGCCTTTCACATCATTCCCATCTTTTGCTTCGGGTCTCTTCCATGTTAGGGTGACACTAGTGCTGTCACTGCTGGTCACCGCCAGGTCCCTCACTTGACCTGGAGGTtctgaaaagataaattttatttaaactattGTTCTAGTATTCCTTCtctatcccccccccccccctttttttttcagttacagcATCACACAAGAAACCCTTCCATTCCTTCCTCATGAAGATAGAGGATTCTCACCCATGAAACATTCCCCAGTTATTTGATCTTTCTCTTTTACAAAGCACTTACAAACATTGCCTGTGCGATAACACCCCCAGTCTACATTCGGCTTTACATATTCCCAAGCCAGGATAGCAGCTGTTCACTTACTCGTGGAATCTCGAGCAAAGACGGGCTGTGACGGTGCACTGATATCTCCTACACCAGAAGCATTGACAGCTGCCACACAAAACTCATACTGCAGACCCTTCTTGAGATCGgtcattttcagtttcttatctgcagaatgaaaacaagcacGTTGGCTCAGGTGAGCAGTACTCCAACACGAAGTGGCAAGACAACAATGTTCTACTTTACTGCATCCATGCAGAACTACAGACTGAATAATTCTGAGGAGCCAAGTACAAATGCTGTCTCCAGTTCCCTTGCCCTTCCTTGTCCTAGTGTATACATACTGCTGATATGTGTTCATTGTattctctttcaaaacaaacagcctCTGAGAGCTATTATTAAGTTACAGAAAGGATATCAATTGTTTTTGCTCATGATATAAACCTAAAGTCTCCTGTACTACCAGGTAAGAGGTCCTAGTCTGCACCTGATGGATAATTGATAGCTATAGTCCAAACACATTTAGGAGCTTTTTTATATCACTTGTGTTTCTTTACCTTCCCTGCATTTTTAAGTTCCTCCCTGTCTAGTTCTTAGCATGAGGATTAAGGACAGTAGTCCTGCACATGAAATTAAGACTTCAGTTCCAGAGATTGAAGACATCAGTTTATCTACAAAGGAGCTACATCCCAAGATGCAGCAGCAATCTTCTCTACATTCTTCTCCAGCCATAGGCTTACACTTTCTAGAAAAGGTTATATACAGTTAAATGCCTGGAGAAGGTTTATAATCCAAGAGCTATATAagataaaaaggtaaaatttcaGACAGGGTTAATATGGTTGCAATAGGGACAATCAGCAGGCCAAGAactcaaaaggaaaagcactgaTGTGGAAAAGTATAAAGATACTACGCAGAAAGCAGGGAGACAGCATTGCTGCAAAGCATGTTACTTTCTGAACCCAGCTGAACTTTTGGCTTTTTTCAAGTCTTCCATCCTGTCCCAGGATTTAAGTAAGCTACCTACCTGCTATGGGCACACTGTTGACTGGCACCCAGGTCATGGTACCCTTCTTGCGTTTTTGAACGATGTATCCCACGATTCGGGAGCTGCCAGTTCTACGAGGTGTTTTCCAGGATATTGTGATGGTGTCTTTGCTGACACTGATGATCTCAGGGGGGTCTGGGGCACCAGGTGTAGCTGGAAAGAGAACAGCATTTCATTATTAGCAGATACACTTGCAAAATAAGGAAGTGTTCTCAGtcatttcttcttccaagtTTCCCCAATGTATTTGTATGAACATGCTTTGAAAACATGACTAAGACCTGAAGTTGTGTATGCTGTTCCCTACAGAACATCCAAAATGCAGTGAGTTTCCTTTCATGCCAGCTTTGATAATCAATTTCCCATAGGGTTGTAGAACACAGTTACAAAAAGTTATTCCTTACCTTTACTGGCAGCCTTTACTTCCTCTGATTCCAGTGCATCGCTGGTTCCCTCTGCATTCACAGCCCTCACCCTGAAGTAGTAGCTCATGTCTCGTTCTACTTTGTTGGTAGTGAAAGTAGTACAGCTCCTGGGGGTTTCCCCAAGAGCCACCCAGTCGCTCTTGCCTACCTCCTGCCTCTCAACGATATAGCTTTGCACTGGTTTGCCCCCATCATCCTTTGGGGATTTCCACTGAATCGTGATTTCATTTGCCGAGCTTTCTACAATTTTCATGGGTCCTGCAGGTGGCTGTGGCTTGTCTGAAAGGAAGAACACAAGCGAGTTAGCTCCAGATCCAAATGCATTCCTGGGTTTGGAGCAGACACTGTTTCTTGCTCACCAGCTGGGACACTCAGTTTCTGATGGTACATATGGCTAGTTGCAGAATGAGGGCCAAGCCCTGAACTGCCTCTTCAAACATCCACTCCTCTCACTTTTCATAAGGGTGTAGGAAGCTATGCACTTGCTCCACGAGTGATTGTTCCCATACAAATTGTACCAAGACAGCTCGCTTATAAAGTATTCAAAAGTCAACTGATGAGGCtgtccaaaaccaaacaagatTTGTGGCATCTTGTATTAAGGGGTAAGAAACACGTCAACAACTTTTGCTTGTATCTTAATTTACTGGAAAATTACATAGCCTTGTTCATCTTGGAATAGCCAGTAGTCCTAAATAAGGTTGTGACGAGTGTTACTGGTTCCGCTTCCTAACCCTTACAATAAAAGCCACTGTAGATGTTATGGGGTCTTACCTGTTACCTCAACCTTTAGGTCGATATCTAAGATGCCACTGTCGTTCTTCAGCCTGACTTTGTAATCCCCACGGTCCTTTCTCTCAGTGTTGGAGATGGACAGCATAGTATAGGTGTCTGTTTTATCAACACGAATCCTTGAGTCATCTGCTAGCTCCATTTTGTCCTTTAGCCATGTTGCTCTGACTGGCAGCCGGCCTTCAAAAGGGATCTTGatctgtattttctcccctgcCTTGGCCACAGTAGGAACACTTGTTAAGTTTTTCAGGAGAACTTTGTCAACCTGTGGAGGATCTAAGCAGATAATACAAAGTCATTAAAAACCACAGTCCAAAGAGGATAAGGCCAACCTCGGAGCGGAGAGCTTCTCTACGTTCATTGTTGCTGTATATTTCAAGCATATATTccacaatatatttatttggttCTTTAGGGACTTATCCAACCTGAAAAAGTGAAGTTCGTGATTCTGCAAACTAATTGACCTTCACATTTATTGTTACCAGCAGCActtcacacacatgcatgcaacTTTGCTACAGGTAATTTGCACAAAGTATTCATGATATCATACTGTCCTTTTCACTATAGCAAGTTTTGCGTAGGCAACGTATTAcacacaagaatgaagattccTTTTTGATAAAGTCATATGTGTGCACCCACAATCTTTGAGTTAGTAGTAGAAGCTAGTCATAAAGGCTCCCTAGTTAAATTTTTATGCACCAACaagtaacaaaaacatttcccatATTGATGGGTATTATAATAAAGTCTCAATAACCAACTATAGGTCCTGAGGGAATGTATTGCATCACTCACCTTCAACAAAAATTGAAGCTTCAGTTTTTATATCTCCAGCTTCAAACCTGTATTTCCCAGCATGAATATCTTCCACTTTGCTAAAAATTAGTTTGTGGACTAGACCTTGCTTTTCAAATAAGACACCATCCATGCTTGTTAACTACAAGATAAAACACAGGGACCCATgcttaataaaaaaacaagaagacaaTCCAAACAGGCAAGAATTTGAAGTGTAATCGAAACGATTTATGAATGTCACGTGAGTTTAATTACAGTAACATTCTGGGACTATTTATCTGGTAACTAATTCACCACCATATTCCCCACAAAGGCTTGAATCAAagaccattaaaataaatggtaatTCTAATTTGACCTCTGATCTTAAAACGTTATCTCCGAACCTTCACTTCCTATTCTTAATGCTGACACTTTAGCCCAGGCTCAAGGATGACACCTTGGAAATCCTACAGTATCATATGGATCCCACAATTTGAACTAGTCTGTTATGATCTTTTGGGATATGGAATGTGATGTCTATCCTTGATTTTAAGCACTAATTTGAAAGAGGACTTTTGGCGTTATACCTGCCTGAAGATCATTTGAAgatcctttttattattattattatttttttcatatttttctcatgcacaaaagaaaagaaaaaggatttgaTTTCAAGTAAAAGACCCATGTCATCTTCCATGGAAAGGAATAGAAAACACAAAGCGTCCTGTTGTCAGCAAGAATGGACATATCTTCCAGCAGGAAGGCAAAGAAATCTCAGTCAGTTTCTAACAGGAATTTTAGCTTAAGCTCCTGCAGAAGTCTTCTAGGGCCATGCTGAGACCATAGTAAGACTGGCAGAGGGAAAGACACCTCAGCATGATACTCAATAAGAGGCAGAGccagagagcagagcactgTTAGCCAAAGAAAAAAGTAGCTACAGGACACCGACCTTTAATCCATCTTTAAACCAGGTTCCTGTCACATCTTCTTTATTGACAGCACAAGACAGCTCAGCTGGCTCCCCTTTCTGGACTCGGACATCAATTAGCTGCTTGTTGACATGACAGCGTGGTGCTAAAtgtccagaaaagaaaatgttgaaaagatGCTAATTCTGTCTTACACTGACAGAGAATAATGTAcacaaaaatacacatgcatGTGAGGAGAagagagcttttaaaatacGCATAACTGTATCATGACGggcttttaatttaattttattttttaaaccatgaCACTGTGAGCCCGCTAGCATAAACTCATGGCATTGAAGGGACATGCCAGCTGGCCTGCATGCAATATAGTCCCTACATCAACCTAATCAACAATGGATTAATCACAAATCACATTATCCACTACATATTTGCTATTTGAAGTCTATGCTAATTGTCTTGTCTCCCTCTACagccagtggggaaaaaaaaaaaaaaaaaaaaaaaggctcctcTGGAACATGTACAATGTCCTCCTtaactgttcttttcctttgtattgACCAGCCACAGGGCTGCCTAAACGGTCCCCCAGAACAGCCCCAGACACCCCCTGCATTCAActttcccttccccagttcATCCTTGTTAACGTCCTCATCTCCTCTCTAACAAACATCCCAATTCTATTCACTCTTTCCTAATCGACTCCCAGTTTTGCAGGTTTTACTTCcttatttgtatttatgttaTGGTGCCCTTGATAAATTCTATCTTGGTCAGCAGGGCCACAAGGCAAGTACTCCCTTTCATCACATATatgaaatttctcatttttacagtttttgaCATTGCTATCTTGATAGTGCAGCCACTGGTAAGATTTAAATGGCTGCATATACATTATTCTTTCAATAAATGTAACTCGTTATTTCTAAAGTTACAAGAGAAAACGAGTTCTTTAGATTGTATTAGATTATGTGCACACACAGCCTAGTTAGGTACAGAGTAGTTCCCAGGTCTCACAGAAACCAAATCTTTGCAAAAGATGTATGTatgaatgaaaaagagaaacagtatGGTTTAAATTGGAGCAATGTCAAAGAAACAAAGCCCTATTCTTTGAAACTATATGGGAAATAATGGTTGTGAACTCAAGTCTCTTCCATTTGgatttgaataatttatttgaatgaatgaatgataCCTGTATTTAGATATCATACCACAATTATATCTATCCATATACGCTGCATTGAAAACTGTACAGTTAGACCAGTACCCAAACAAGCCAGCTCTATAGACATTATTCTGTTGTCAGTTCACAATTAGCAAAATCATACCCTCTGTCCAAGAGCGTTtaccaaacacttcttgaactccagcaggctcggtgaCATGAGcgtgtccctggggagcctgtccctgtgcccaaccacctctgggtgcagaacctctCCCTAACCCCcaccctgaccctcccctgtcccagctccatgccatcccctcgggtcctgtcgctgtccccagagagcagagctcagcgcctgccccccTGCTaccctcgtgagggagctgcaggccgccatgaggcctcccctcggcctgctctgctctgggtcGAACAAACCAAGgcacctcagccgctcctcacacaTCTTCCCctcaggcccttcaccatcttgtAGCCCCCCTTTGGGCACTCTGTAGTAGCTTTAAGTTCTTCTGatattgtggcacccaaaactgcatgcagtactcgaggtgaggctgtgccagcacacagcagagcaggacaatcccttccctcgaccggctggcagcactgtgcctgatgcaccccaggacacagTTGTCCCTTCTGTCTGCCAGGACACACTGATGGGTCACGTTCAACTTGCTGCtgaccagaacccccagatccctgtctgtggggctgctctccagcctgtcgTCCCCCAGTCTGTGTAAAACCCAGGTTGCTCCAACCCAcgtgcagaatccagcacttgctcttgttagTAACAAAACACAAGGATCAGCGATACAAAAGTAATCAATTAAACACATACCTCTCAGATCATCTAGGCGATAATGTCTTCTTTTCTCTGTACTTTCCGTATTCTTCAagaaatcatttgttttaatatccaGGCTGGGTAGCTGTTTTCTCTGGTTTATTGAGGAGGGTCCACCATAAAGATCTGATGTCTGATCATAACCTGGTGAACCTTGACCGAAAACACCTGGCTTCCTCCCATCACCCATTCTGTTATGAGATttgccccctgcccctccaaCAGCCAAATCTGTGCCATAACGGGAACCTAACTGTCCTAAATCTCTGTCCTCACCCCTACTATCCCTTTGACCTGATTCTTTGTCCTGGGATGAGCCTCTGTGGCCTGGTCCTCTGAAATCAGCAGCAGTTCTCTTTCCAGCTTCACCTCGTGCAGATTTGCCAGGACGTGAATCAGGCCCGTATTCCCCACCCATTCCAACAGCTCCTGCCATACCTTCTGTACCCCAGGCTGAATGCAAGtccctcccagcacctcccaaCCTGCCAACACCACCGGCTCCAGCCCTGGCTCCAGCTGACCCCCCATCCTTTCCATATGCAGACCCAGCACCTTGTATGGCAGAGCCACCAACACCCCTACCTTCTGAGGATAAGCCcgctcctcctgctccacctcCATATCCTTGAACACTGCTCAGCCCAGCATCCTGACCAGCTAAACCTGAACCACCAACACCAGCCCCAGCCGGGAGACCATCCTTTCCATAGGGAGATCCAGCACCACCAAAACCAcctccaccagcaccaccaaCACCAGCCCCAGTTCCCATTCCCACTGGAAGGCCATCTTTTCCATATGGAGATCCAACACCTCCCAAACCAcctgcaccagcaccaccaACACCAGTCCCAGCTGGGAGACCATCCTTTCCATAGGGAGAACCAATGCCTGCTGCACCACCTGCACCAGCACCACCCACTCCAGCAGGGAGACCATCCTTTCCATAGGGAGATCCAACACCTCCCAAACCATctgcaccagcaccaccagcgtCAGCCCCAGATGGGAGACCATCCTTTCCATAGGGAGACCCAACACCTCCCAAGCCAcctgcaccagcaccaccagcgccagctccagcagggagaCCATCCTTTCCATAGGGAGATCCAACATCTCCCAAGCCAcctgcaccagcaccaccagcgccagccccagctccagcagggagaCCATCCTTTCCATAGGGAGACCCAACACCTCCCAGACCAGctgcaccagcaccaccagtgccagccccagctccagcagggagaCCTTCCTTTCCATAGGGAGACCCAACACCTCCTAAACCAcctgcaccagcaccaccagcaccagtCCCAGCTGGAAGGCCATCCTTTCCATAGGGAGAACCAATACCTGCTGCACTACCTCCACCAGCACCACCCACTCCAGCTGGGAGACCATCCTTTCCATAGGGAGAACCAACACCTCCCAGACCACCTacaccagctccagctgggagaCCATCCTTTCCATAGGGAGAAGCATCACTTGCTGTACCAcctgcaccagcaccaccagccccaggTCCCATTCCCACTGGAAGGCCATCCTTTCCATAGGGAGAACCAACACCTCCCAAACCACCTGCACCAGCTCCACCAACACCagtcccagctccagctgggaggCCATCCTTTCCATAGGGTGATCCAGCACCTCCAAAACCGCCTACACCAGCACCACCAACACCAGCCCCAGCTGGAAGACCATCCTTTCCATAGGGAGAACCAACTCCCCCTGCACCAGCTAAACCTGAACCACCAACACCAGCCCCAGCCGGGAGACCATCTTTTCCATAGGGAGATCCAGCACCACCAAGACCACCTACACCGGCCCCACCATCACCAGCCCCAGTTCCCATTCCCACTGGAAGGCCATCTTTTCCATAGGGAGAGCCAGTTCCTCCTGCACCACCTATACCAACCCCAGCTGGGAGACCATCCTTTCCATAGGGAGACCCTACACCACCAAAGCCATCCACACCTGTACCACTGGCACCAGGTCCCATTTCCACTGGAAGGCCATCTTTTCCATAAGGAGAGCTAATTcctcctgcaccagctgcaCCAACACCAGCCCCAGCTAGGTGACTATCCTTTCCATAGGGAGATCCTACACCACCAAAGTCATCTACACCTGTACCACCAGCCCCAGTTCCCATTCCCATTGGAAGGCTGTCTTTTCCATAGGGAGAGCCAACACCTCCAAAACCACCtacaccagcaccaccagccccagctccatcTGGGAGACCATCCTTTTGATAGGGTGATCCCATTTGTCTTCCGGCTCCATCAGCTCTACCCCAatttccagctccagccccaggtTCACCTGATTGTCCATGTTTACCGTAAAACCCTCCCATTTTACCTGCAGTAGCATTATCAACATCTGCCCCAAGTGGCAGACCATCTGGACCATAGAGTACGCCCATTTCTCCTGCAGAACCATCACCTGCACCACTTCTAGCCCCATCTCCAGCTGGGAGACCATCTGGGCCATACAGCAAGCCAGATCTTCCTGCCTGACCTACATGACCACCAGCATCAACTGTTAAGCCATCCTTGCCATACGGAGCCCCtacttctccttctctttttatatCGACTCCATTCACACCAGCCACAGTAGGCAGACCATCCTTGCTATAGGGGGATCTTATTCCTCCTGCAGTCTCAGTACCTGCAGCATTCTTACCAGATCTAGTCCTACCTAGCATATCATCCTTGCCATACAGGGAATGCTTGTCTCCCACTCTGCTGGAATCAGGATCAAGTCCATCTAACACAGAACTTCCATCAGTAGCACCTAATCTCTTGATACCACCAAAGCCAGCTCTAGAACTATTATCACCTACTTTATCATTTTTGTCATGCCAAGAGTCCATACCTTCTGCATCATCCATGTCAACATCAACTGCATCCGACATGCCCTCATCTCTGCCATCCACAGAACACCATTCaactgctcctcctgctctaTCATCAGTATTTGCTTTACCTGTCATAGAATCCTGGCTGTGTACAGGCCTTAAACCTTTCTTCCCTCCTAAAATTTTTAGTCTAATGTTACTATCATCATCTGTCATTGATTCCCCATCTCTCTCTGCTCCAGAATACTGCCCGGGCCCCATTGTTCCATCTCTGTAGGTTTTGCGTAGCCCCTCTTTTCCCAGAAATATACGTCCTTCTTCATCAACATTAGTAGAGTAGCCTTGACTGCCTTCTTGGCCATTTCTGTACCAGTTATCTTTTTCCATGCCAGCATGCATAAGATGATCTTTATCACTAAGATGTTCTCCGTGTTTAGGTTTCTTAGCTTTATCTGTCAATCTTTCTTTCCGCCAGccagatttctctttttcacctCCTTCATCctgtctcttttttcctttgggatcTGTATATATGGTTtgattgaaggaaaaaaaaatacagcaaaagagagaaaacaacaaacaatcAACACCATGTACTGCATcaacaaagaaaattcattaGCATGTTATCATTTCTAAGACACTGAAACATAACACATTTAAATGAACTTAAATTCAGttaaaaccctttttttttcattgctgtacTAAGACATAACCTTACATTTCTTAGTTAAGACAACaattatttttagctgaaaCATGCTtgttaacaaacaaaaaaaaagaaaaaaaaaaagaagaaatgggagATCAGGGCAAACCCAGCATGATAGATCCAACTTAGAGGGGCTTAAGTGGTATCTGGGACTCTTTGGTTCCTTTTACCTTCTCCCTCCAGCCCTGAAGAAGTTGCAGAATATCCCCCACCCAGAGTGGTCATCAGTTCCCACCCTTCAATTAGAATCTCATGGCTACTGTGGCAGCTTGCACATTTGGCATTTCGGCACTTGAGAGATCTCCAAGCCGAAGACTAAAGATTCTGGTTCTGTGAACAGCTTTGTATTAAACTCATAATTCAGACTTTTCTGAGACAAAAAGTGGAGCTAGAAGGTCATGgactgtgtttgttttcacccTAGATATAATTTCTGTAGATTGCTGACAGGTCAATGAAGTCACCAGGCAGTTGCTTTTTATCTCATACTCAGCAACCTGTTTCTGATGGGTTACCAAAAAAGGTCTCTATGAAAGGCaccagcttttgctgcagcaggaactcaaaaccaaaacaactgCACTtgagaataaaagaatataaGCCAGCTAACTATTAATCTGAATCATAGTGAAGATTGAATCATACAATATCAAAGTTGGAtgggacccacaaggatcatcaagctCAACTtctgggtccccaaaggaccacattaaaaaaaaaaaaatcacgtgtcttcttgaactctgtcaggcttggtgccatgaccatgtccctggggagcctgttccagtgcctgaccaccctcagGTGATGgaccttttcctgatatccagcctgaatcTGCTTCCACTGGAAGGCATATTTCCCATCTTCCTCTGACCTTCTTCTAACCTGTTTAACCCCTACTTTGGAAAGAAAGTACCATCTAGCAAGATGCCCTTGAAATTCCCTTGATTGTATGTATGCTGCATCATTAAAAACACATGGTAGGATATGGAGTATTTTTAGGTAACTGATGGAGAATATACTACTTGATAGTAAATGGACAGGAAATAAACCAATAGAGTTTGtcttaactaaaaaaaaagtctaatctgaagagaaaataaggtCTAAACGGACCCTCATTTCTACAAATTCAATTTAGGAAGTAGAAGCTCCACAGTTTGTTTCTCAGTGAGCATTAAGGCAGGGaaaggattattattttattaacatgcTTCAAGCCAACACCATGGGAAAAATACAGTGTCACTTACACTCTACAAGAAGATAGGCATTTGAGGAGCAGAGTCCAGTGTCGAGTGTGTACATTCCGTTGTCAGAGGCCTCAACATCCTTGATAACAAGCTGATGGGTCAGACCGTCTGGGGTTACGGAGATCTGGTGCTTCTCACTTGCCTCAAGGGGGTGGGTTTTATGTAGCCACACAGCATCATAGCAAGGACTGCGTAGGATACACTCAAAGACAGCATTTCCCTCCTCAGGACAATGCACATCACAGAGAGGCTGCTGAAATCTCACAGGGATGgctggaatg
This genomic window contains:
- the IGFN1 gene encoding immunoglobulin-like and fibronectin type III domain-containing protein 1 isoform X49 codes for the protein MTSHRTVKSYKKSSVPGVNIAQFVDKIPEGCSTPDFERKPVTLTLQEGKNAIFRAVVKGVPTPEVEWRRAKGEMDNPDKYEIFFNEVTKEYILKINKLTADDTDVYRCFAVNEYGEATCSAGLRIIQVGFKRKAQHVPAQSADELKKKLQDLRKLLRKRAPVPKQKTLDKEAIFQLLLHADKRDYEKICIKYGISDFRGMLRKLQEMRRDAESEQGELIHSIKNMEHIKINKDGTATFSLEMDLKNSNSKIYLLKDGERLRYGTGDEYRKHYLRRIGKKYNFIVNDVQPEDAGLYQVRVEDVPVFSTELDAESIPVRFQQPLCDVHCPEEGNAVFECILRSPCYDAVWLHKTHPLEASEKHQISVTPDGLTHQLVIKDVEASDNGMYTLDTGLCSSNAYLLVEYPKGKKRQDEGGEKEKSGWRKERLTDKAKKPKHGEHLSDKDHLMHAGMEKDNWYRNGQEGSQGYSTNVDEEGRIFLGKEGLRKTYRDGTMGPGQYSGAERDGESMTDDDSNIRLKILGGKKGLRPVHSQDSMTGKANTDDRAGGAVEWCSVDGRDEGMSDAVDVDMDDAEGMDSWHDKNDKVGDNSSRAGFGGIKRLGATDGSSVLDGLDPDSSRVGDKHSLYGKDDMLGRTRSGKNAAGTETAGGIRSPYSKDGLPTVAGVNGVDIKREGEVGAPYGKDGLTVDAGGHVGQAGRSGLLYGPDGLPAGDGARSGAGDGSAGEMGVLYGPDGLPLGADVDNATAGKMGGFYGKHGQSGEPGAGAGNWGRADGAGRQMGSPYQKDGLPDGAGAGGAGVGGFGGVGSPYGKDSHLAGAGVGAAGAGGISSPYGKDGLPVEMGPGASGTGVDGFGGVGSPYGKDGLPAGVGIGGAGGTGSPYGKDGLPVGMGTGAGDGGAGVGGLGGAGSPYGKDGLPAGAGVGGSGLAGAGGVGSPYGKDGLPAGAGVGGAGVGAGGAGAGGLGGVGSPYGKDGLPSGAGTGVGGAGAGGLGGVGSPYGKDGLPVGMGTGAGVGGAGGGGFGGAGSPYGKDGLPAGAGVGGSGLAGQDAGLSSVQGYGGGAGGAGLSSEGRGVGGSAIQGAGSAYGKDGGSAGARAGAGGVGRLGGAGRDLHSAWGTEGMAGAVGMGGEYGPDSRPGKSARGEAGKRTAADFRGPGHRGSSQDKESGQRDSRGEDRDLGQLGSRYGTDLAVGGAGGKSHNRMGDGRKPGVFGQGSPGYDQTSDLYGGPSSINQRKQLPSLDIKTNDFLKNTESTEKRRHYRLDDLRAPRCHVNKQLIDVRVQKGEPAELSCAVNKEDVTGTWFKDGLKLTSMDGVLFEKQGLVHKLIFSKVEDIHAGKYRFEAGDIKTEASIFVEDPPQVDKVLLKNLTSVPTVAKAGEKIQIKIPFEGRLPVRATWLKDKMELADDSRIRVDKTDTYTMLSISNTERKDRGDYKVRLKNDSGILDIDLKVEVTDKPQPPAGPMKIVESSANEITIQWKSPKDDGGKPVQSYIVERQEVGKSDWVALGETPRSCTTFTTNKVERDMSYYFRVRAVNAEGTSDALESEEVKAASKATPGAPDPPEIISVSKDTITISWKTPRRTGSSRIVGYIVQKRKKGTMTWVPVNSVPIADKKLKMTDLKKGLQYEFCVAAVNASGVGDISAPSQPVFARDSTKPPGQVRDLAVTSSDSTSVTLTWKRPEAKDGNDVKGYDVEIRSSNNLDWTKCNVLPIETTTYTVKGLQNRELYFLRVRALNDCGPGEAAELEAFIEADSSVVSPRFLIDDTVKNFLIIKAGNTIRVDIPFEASPDPEVTWLKDGLLLSNRATISTKDGTSQLLIKAAELTDSGTYTIELKNGSGKRETFSFQVQVTDIPQNPGPILLQENVPNAVTVIWEPSASEKWERNLYYTVLKRESQKGVWHVVGDLIYTNKFTYTTVIPGRDYYFRVVAKNELGSSGPSETVQPWRIKKTKAEVHVRPQKYRGVNQNQPPRFLVPLKPHVVTTGSECRMSCAVAGHPPPKITWYKDSRDLSSDPAYFGTNDFGVCSLVIQGVSKADEGEYMVEAANELGRVYSRAFLAIKDSSL